ATAATCTAAAATCGTGTGAAATAAAAATATATGTTAAATGATATTGTTTTTGGATTTTATATAATAAGTTTAAAATTTTATCCTGAAATAATGGGTCTAAACCACTTAATGACTCATCAAATATTACAATTTGAGGTTTTGTTGACAAAGCTCTTGCCAAACAAACTCTTTGTAATTGTCCTCCACTTAATTCATCTCTTTTTCTTTCTAGTAATTCTGATGACAATTCAACTTGTTTAAGTAATTCCAATACAATTTCTTTTTTCTTACTTCTATCAATATTAGGTAAAAACTGTAAAGGTTCAAATATTAAATCTTCAACAGTCATTCTTGGATTTAAAGCATTATAAGAATCTTGAAACAAAAACTCTATTTCTTTTGAAACATTTTTCATATCTCTTTCTTTTTCAAAGATTTTTACCTCACCAGAATTTTGATTTTCAAGCCCTATAATTATTTTAGCAATAGTACTTTTCCCAGAGCCACTTTCTCCCATTATTGCAAGACATTTACCCTTATCTACATCTAAGGAAAATGAGTTTAACACCTCTTGTTTTCCATATTTTTTCGTTAAATTAATAAGTTCTATTGCTTTCATTTAACTTCCCTTTCTTCTATAAATGGTGGTTTCCAATAATTTTGCTCCAAATTCTGAATTTTCTTTAATGGCTTCTGGTCTAAGTTTTGGATTAAATTCTTCAATAATTTCTCCATTTTCCATCACTAAACATTTATCTGATATTGATTTCATTAAATAATAATCGTGTGTTATTAAAATAATACTTTTTCCAAGCTCATTTAATTCTTTAAAAATTTTTATTATCTCATAACGATTATAACTATCAAGAGCAGAAGTTATTTCATCTGCAATAATTATTTTTGAATCTAAACCTACAATAATTGCAATCATAACTCTTTGTAACATTCCTCCACTTAATTCAAAAGGATATTTATTTAAAATCTCTTCTGTATTTTCTAAATTAACCTGTTTTAAATTTTTTTTGGCAAGTTCTATTGCTTCATTTTTTGAAATACTTTTATGACTAAGGTATGTTTCTAAAAAAGTAGTTCTTATTTTTTGAAAAGGTAAAAATACATTTAAAGGATTTTGAGTGATATAACCTATTCCTTCTCCTCTATACTTTCTTAAATCTTCTTCTGAAAAATCAAAAATATTATTGTTTTTAAATAAAATATTTCCATCTATCTGCATATTTTTATTTTTTAATCCCATTATCATTTTTGATAACATTGTTTTTCCTGAGCCACTTTTTCCAATTATTGATATTATTTCTTTTTCTTTTAATTCAAAATTTATATTTTTTAATATTTTCTTATCTAATATTTTCAATGAAAGATTTTTAATTTCTAAGATATTCATTTTATACCTCTAAATTTTTCTTCAATTTGTGAAGCTATGAAACGAAATGAACCCACAGCCAATAGTATCATTATCCCAGGATATAACATAAGGTTGGGATGATTTCTAAAAAATGTTCTACTATCGTGTATCATATTTCCCCATTCTGATATATTAGGTTGTACTCCTATACCTAAAAATGAAAAAGAAGAAATCATTAAAATAATATTTCCTATATTCATCAAACTAGCAGTTAATATAGGTCCATACACAAATGGAAAAATATGTTTTTTTAAAATATATCCAGTTGGCATTCCCTTTAAAATAGCATACTTTACATATTCATTTTGTTTTTGTGATATAACTGAATTTTTTAAAATTCTTGCATAATAAATCCATTCAACTGCAACAACAGAAATTATCATATTACTTATTCCTGCTCCTAACATTCCAACAAATACCATAGCCAATAAAAAACTTGGAAATGTAGAAAATATCATAGTTAGCCAATCAAAAAAACTTTCTTCTTTTCCTTGTTTCCAACCAACAAAAAGCCCTATTGGAACACTTATTAATAACAGTATAAGCTGTATGCTAAGAGATATAGAAATAGAGAGTCTTGCTCCATAGATTATTCTTGATAAAATATCCCTACCTAATGCATCAGTTCCTAAAAGATATGCTCTATTTGGAGAAACTAATTTTAAAGATAAATCCACATACTGTGGGTCGTATGGGGCTATTATTGGAGCTATTATTGATAATATTATCCAAAAAAATAATAAAAACATAGCAAAATAAAATTTTATATTCTTAATCATTGTTTTCTCCGACTCTAACTCTTGGATCTAAATATTTTAAAATACTATTCATAAAGTGTGTTGCTATTATAAAGAGTACACCAAAAACCATAATACAGGCTTGTATTAGAGGAACATCCCCTGCTTGAATTGCTTTTGTAAAAAGAAAACCTATACCCGGCCAAGAAAATATTTCTTCAACAAGAATAGAACCTGTAAGTATAGATACAAAAGTAAAAGAAAATCCACTTAAAATAGGTATCCAAGCCCCTTTTAAAAGATAATTAAATATTATATATCTTTTTTTCAATCCTCTTAACATTGCATTTTCTAATAAATTATTTTGTATATTTTCTAATATGCTTTTTTTAATAAATTCTATATATTGTCCAATGAAAGGAACAGACAATGTTATACTAGGAAGAACAAAATTTAAAAACCCTCCTCTTCCTGAAACTGGTAACCAATTTAATTTTACTGAAAATAACAATATCAATGAAAAGCCCAGCCAAAAAACAGGCATTGAAACAAATATTGTTGTAATGCTAATAATTATTTTATCCATCCAAGTTTCTGTTTTTATAGCTGATAAAATCCCTATTGGCAAAGAAATTAATATTATTAGAAAAGTTGAAAATATTGTTAATTGAAAAGTTGCATACAGTGATTTAAGTGCTAAATAAATAGCTGGTTCTTTTCTTAAAAATGAATATCCAAAATTTCCTAATAAAGCATTTTTCAACCATTTTAAATACTGAATTATCAGTGGAGAATTAAGCCCTAATTCTTCTCTTTTTTGTTTCAATAATTCATCTGTTACAGGAAGATGAGAAGCCCGCAGATAATTTTCTGCAGGATCTCCTGGTGAAAGTTGAATAAATATAAAGGCAAGTATTGATATTACAAGTAATGCAGAAATAATATCAAAAATCTTTTTTTTCATATTTCTCACCTTAATTATTTTTTATCTATATACATTAAAGGCAATTCATATTCTTGTGGCATAAATCTAACTCCTGTTAGGTTATCTCTATAAACTGCTATTATAGATTGATAAGTTAAAGGTACATAAACAGCTTGTTCATGTAATGTTGTTAA
This Fusobacterium animalis 7_1 DNA region includes the following protein-coding sequences:
- a CDS encoding ABC transporter ATP-binding protein translates to MKAIELINLTKKYGKQEVLNSFSLDVDKGKCLAIMGESGSGKSTIAKIIIGLENQNSGEVKIFEKERDMKNVSKEIEFLFQDSYNALNPRMTVEDLIFEPLQFLPNIDRSKKKEIVLELLKQVELSSELLERKRDELSGGQLQRVCLARALSTKPQIVIFDESLSGLDPLFQDKILNLLYKIQKQYHLTYIFISHDFRLCYFLADRIILIDKGKIIEDFKELDKEIIPKTEIGKILLADISKLK
- a CDS encoding ABC transporter ATP-binding protein translates to MNILEIKNLSLKILDKKILKNINFELKEKEIISIIGKSGSGKTMLSKMIMGLKNKNMQIDGNILFKNNNIFDFSEEDLRKYRGEGIGYITQNPLNVFLPFQKIRTTFLETYLSHKSISKNEAIELAKKNLKQVNLENTEEILNKYPFELSGGMLQRVMIAIIVGLDSKIIIADEITSALDSYNRYEIIKIFKELNELGKSIILITHDYYLMKSISDKCLVMENGEIIEEFNPKLRPEAIKENSEFGAKLLETTIYRRKGS
- a CDS encoding ABC transporter permease; this encodes MIKNIKFYFAMFLLFFWIILSIIAPIIAPYDPQYVDLSLKLVSPNRAYLLGTDALGRDILSRIIYGARLSISISLSIQLILLLISVPIGLFVGWKQGKEESFFDWLTMIFSTFPSFLLAMVFVGMLGAGISNMIISVVAVEWIYYARILKNSVISQKQNEYVKYAILKGMPTGYILKKHIFPFVYGPILTASLMNIGNIILMISSFSFLGIGVQPNISEWGNMIHDSRTFFRNHPNLMLYPGIMILLAVGSFRFIASQIEEKFRGIK
- a CDS encoding ABC transporter permease yields the protein MKKKIFDIISALLVISILAFIFIQLSPGDPAENYLRASHLPVTDELLKQKREELGLNSPLIIQYLKWLKNALLGNFGYSFLRKEPAIYLALKSLYATFQLTIFSTFLIILISLPIGILSAIKTETWMDKIIISITTIFVSMPVFWLGFSLILLFSVKLNWLPVSGRGGFLNFVLPSITLSVPFIGQYIEFIKKSILENIQNNLLENAMLRGLKKRYIIFNYLLKGAWIPILSGFSFTFVSILTGSILVEEIFSWPGIGFLFTKAIQAGDVPLIQACIMVFGVLFIIATHFMNSILKYLDPRVRVGENND